In a genomic window of Quercus lobata isolate SW786 chromosome 4, ValleyOak3.0 Primary Assembly, whole genome shotgun sequence:
- the LOC115986098 gene encoding uncharacterized protein LOC115986098 → MSLGRRRQHNLLTCPEGTKHRKSLANMAIAKDLVQPETMYGRLDAHLELEVIPCEMRPGTAWTMSLIPCRLKCWMSANGALLYQWNSLFCFHLSSLPSLISEDDNACEPPTV, encoded by the exons ATGTCtttgggaagaagaagacaacatAATTTGCTTACTT GTCCGGAAGGTACAAAACACAGGAAGTCTTTAGCTAATATGGCTATTGCAAAAGATTTGGTCCAACCAGAGACAATGTATGGGAGACTTGATGCACATCTTGAACTTGAGGTAATTCCCTGCGAAATGAGGCCAGGAACAGCTTGGACTATGAGCTTGATTCCTTGCAGGCTTAAGTGTTGGATGTCTGCAAACGGTGCCCTGCTATACCAATGGAATTCCTTGTTTTGCTTCCAcctctcttctcttccttcactgATTAGTGAGGATGATAATGCTTGTGAACCCCCAACTGTGTAG